The genomic DNA CGTAAAATCGTAAATGGCCCATACCGTCGAGTTTGCACCGCAAGCCCTTGAGCAGTTAGCTGCGCTCTATCGTTACATTGCCACAGAGGCTTCGCCGGAAATTGCCCATCGGTATACCGACGCCATCGTGACCTACTGTAAAGATCTACAGATGTTCTGTGGCGTATATGCATTTTGTGGCTGCTGAAAATCCAATGTGGGAGCGAGACCCCCACCAAGAGCCAGGTCGGCTATAAGGCCGCCTCGCGGTGGACGTAGATTTTCGCGCCCCATTAACCACGATGGCCGAACGCAGGTATTGCGCAGTGGGCCCACGGAGCAATGCCTTCGTTCGGGCATGCCGAGCCTAGGCTCGGCACCGAGTGGTGGGGCAGGAGCGCTTTGGTTGCTTTCGACTGGGCCGGCTTCCGGGCTTTTCGAAAGTGACCCGCCGTAAGGGTGGAACCATAAGTAGCCGTTACCCAAAAAACGGATATACACACAAATCCCACACATAAAAAAACCCGCATCACTGCGGGTTTTCTTACAACGTTGAAGCCTTAGTTAACCTTAGCGTTCAACTCACCTTTCAGATAACGCTGATACATCGCTTCCAAAGAAATCGGCTTGATCTTCGAAGCATTCCCCGCCGTACCAAAGGCCTCATAACGCGCAATACACACATCACGCATCGCCGTCACGGTCGCGCCAAAGAACTTACGCGGATCAAACTCGCTAGGATTGGTCGCCATCAACCGACGCATGGCACCGGTAGAAGCGAGACGCAAATCGGTATCGATGTTGACCTTGCGCACACCGTACTTGATACCTTCGACGATCTCCTCAACCGGCACGCCGTAGGTTTCCTTGATGTCGCCACCGTACTGGTTGATGATCGCCAGCCATTCCTGCGGCACCGAAGAAGAACCGTGCATCACCAAGTGAGTGTTGGGAATGCGCTTGTGGATTTCCTTGATACGGTCGATGGCCAGCACGTCACCGGTAGGCGGCTTGGTGAACTTGTAGGCGCCGTGGCTGGTGCCGATGGCGATGGCCAGGGCGTCGACCTGGGTCTTCTTGACGAAATCCGCGGCTTCTTCCGGGTCGGTCAGCATCTGGCTGTGGTCCAGCACGCCTTCGGCGCCGATGCCATCTTCTTCACCAGCCATACCGGTTTCCAGCGAACCCAGGCAACCCAACTCACCTTCCACCGACACGCCGCAGGCGTGGGCCATGGCGACGGTCTGTTGGGTGACGCGTACGTTGTACTCGTAGTCGGTCGGGGTCTTGCCGTCTTCGCCGAGGGAACCGTCCATCATCACCGAGCTGAAGCCCAGTTGGATGGAGCGCTGGCAGACGTCAGGGCTGGTGCCGTGGTCCTGGTGCATGCACACCGGGATGTGCGGGAATTCTTCGATCGCCGCCAGGATCAGGTGACGCAGGAATGGCGCGCCGGCGTATTTGCGGGCACCAGCCGAAGCCTGGACGATCACCGGAGAGTCAGTCTTGTCAGCGGCTTCCATGATGGCGCGCATCTGCTCAAGGTTGTTGACGTTAAAGGCTGGAACGCCGTAGCCGAACTCGGCTGCGTGGTCCAGCATCTGACGCATGCTGATAAGTGCCATTGTGTCTCTCTCCCGGTCGAGGGTCGTTAATCGTGCCAGCCTGCCGGAGCGGCGGCGGCTATTCAAGTCATTGCGGATCGGGGGTGACCCCGGCCTGCGTGTTCGGTGTCGCTAAACCAAATACTGATGCGATCCCTGTGGGAGCGAGCTTGCTCGCGATGAGGCCAGCACATTCAACATCACTGTCGCCTGATACACCGCTATCGCGAGCAAGCTCGCTCCCACATTGGATCTGCTTTCACATTTGGATCACTGTGGATCAGTTCAATCGTATTACTGCGCCTTGCAACCCCGCCCAATCAAGTCATTGGTGGCGACCCAGTACACTAGGCCTTCCTCACCTTTGACGTGAAATGCCAGCATGTCATCGCTGTACAGCGAACCTTCGACACCCGGTTCAAGCGTGAGGCGATACACCTTATCCGCGCCGCCCAGGCGTACATCGACTCCCTTGCGGGCAGCATCGGCGTAACGCCAGAGCACTTTGGCCTCGCTGTCACAGGTCCAGCTCGTCCAGCCCTCTGCAACGGGCTCGGACGACTGCAAAAAACCCAGTTGCGAACAACCGGCCAGCAATGCCAACGCCACAACGGCGATCAAGCCTTTCATCCGTGTTCCTCGACGGCCGGCACACGCCGTCCGCCATGAGTTAAGAGTCAGACCCGTCAAGGACAACCATGTTCCTTGGCCGGGGTTTGCGTCTCGTATTTGTCCAGGCCGTCCGGTCCGGAACGCTTGTTCAACACCGGGTTGGTCTCGGCCTGCCAGTCGGCCTGGTAACAGCCTTCTTCGGGCGTCGGCGTGCCGGTTTGCGGGGCCGGGGCCTCCGGGCTGCTTGAGCAGGCCACCAGCATCGTCGCCGCCAGCAGCAACGTGAACGTCTTGACCATCAGAACACTCCTTTGCCTGGTCAACGCAACCTCAGGCCTTGGCCCGGCTTTCCAGGACTTCCACGGCGGGCAGCACTTTGCCTTCGACGAATTCGAGGAACGCGCCGCCACCGGTGGAAATGTAGGAGATCTGTTCGGCCACGCCATATTTGTCGATGGCCGCCAGGGTGTCGCCACCGCCAGCAATAGAGAACGCGTTGCTTTCGGCGATGGCCTGGGCCAGCACCTTGGTGCCGTTGCCGAACTGGTCGAACTCGAACACGCCGACCGGGCCGTTCCACAGGATCGTCTGGGAGGATTTCAGCAGTTCGGCGAAGTTGGCTGCGGTTTGCGGGCCGATGTCGAGGATCATGTCATCCTCGGCCACGTCGGCCACCAGCTTGACGGTGGCCGTCGCGCTTTCGGCGAATTCCTTGGCCACGACCACGTCCACCGGCAACGGCACGCTGACCTTGGCGGCGATTTCCCGGGCGGTATCCAGCAGGTCCGGCTCATACAGGGATTTACCAACCGGGTGACCGGCGGCGGCGAGGAAGGTGTTGGCGATGCCGCCACCGACAATCAGTTGGTTGCAGACCTGGCTCAGGCTGTTGAGCACGTCGAGCTTGGTGGAGACCTTGGAGCCGGCCACGATGGCGGCCATCGGCTGGGCCGGAGAGCCCAGGGCCTTGCCCAGCGCGTCCAGCTCGGCAGCCAGCAACGGGGGCCTGCGGCGGCGACTTTGGCAAACTTCGCCACGCCATGGGTCGAACCCTCGGCGCGGTGAGCGGTGCCGAAGGCATCCATGACGAATACGTCGCACAGGGCGGCGTATTGCTGGGCCAGTTCGTCGGCGTTCTTTTTCTCGCCCTTGTTGAAGCGTACGTTTTCGAACAGCACGACGTCGCCGGCCTTTACATCGACGCCGCCCAGGTAGTCAGCCACCAATGGCACGTCACGACCCAAGGCCTTGCTCAGGTAGTCGGCCACAGGCTTGAGGCTGTTTTCCGCCGAGAACTCGCCTTCGGTCGGACGGCCCAGGTGGGAACAGACCATCACGGCCGCGCCTTTTTCCAAGGCCAGCTTGATGGTCGGCAGCGAAGCCAGGATACGCGCGTCGCTGGTGACAACACCGTCCTTGACGGGGACGTTGAGGTCTTCGCGGATCAGTACGCGCTTACCTTGCAGATCGAGGTCGGACATCTTCAACACGGTCATGGGTCGCAATTCCTGGGTAACTGTTTAGAGAGCAGGTTTTTTAGAAGCGGTTTGCAGGTAATGCTCGGCAACGTCCAGCATTCGGTTGGCAAACCCCCATTCGTTGTCGAACCAGGCCAGGATGTTCACGAGCCGCGGCCCGGAAACCCGGGTCTGGCTGGCATCGACAATGGCCGAATGGGGGTCATGATTAAAATCACAACTGGCGTGAGGCAACTCGGTGTAGGCCAGGAGGCCTTTGAGCGGGCCGCTGGTGGCGGCTTCGCGCAGGATCCGGTTGACTTCGGTGGCGTCGGTATCGCTCACGGTCTGCATCGTGATGTCGAGGCAGGACACGTTGACCGTCGGCACCCGCACGGCTTTGGCCTGAATTCGCCCGGCAAGTTCCGGCAGCAGCCGTTCAATGCCGCGCGCCAGACCAGTGGACACCGGAATCACCGATTGGAACGCCGAACGGGTGCGGCGCAGGTCCTCATGGTGGTAGGCGTCGATCACCGGCTGGTCGTTCATCGCTGAGTGGATGGTGGTGATCGACACGTATTCCAGGCCAATGGCCTGATCCAGCAGGCGCAACAGCGGCACGCCGCAGTTGGTGGTGCAAGACGCGTTGGACACCAGCAATTCGTCGCCGGTCAGGCAATCCTGGTTCACGCCATAGACGATGGTGGCGTCGACATCCGCTTCGCTGGCCATCGGTTGGGAGAACAGCACCCGTGGTGCGCCAGCATCGAGGAAACGCTGACCGTCTTCGCGGGTGTGGTAAGCACCGGAACACTCGAGTACCAGATCGACATCCAGGGACGCCCAATCGATGCCCTCGGGGGTGGCGCTGCGCAGGACCTTCACGCAGTCGCCATTGATATGCAGACAATCGCCCTCGACCCGCACTTCGCCGGGGAACCGGCCGTGGGTGGAGTCAAAGCGTGTCAGGTATTCGATGCTGGCCATGTCGGCCAGATCGTTGATGGCCACGATTTCGAAACCGGCCTTGGCCCCTCGCTCGAACAACGCACGCAAGACGCAACGACCTATCCGGCCGTAGCCGTTGAGTGCAACTTTGTAGGGACGCGGTTGGGGCATGGGGGTTCTCTGACCAGGGTGAATCCATCAGGGCAGCGTTGCCTGAGCCATCGCCATCGCGAGCAAGCTCGCTCCCACAGGGTCGGTAGAGATCCTTGTGGGAGCGAGCTTGCTCGCGATGGCGTCAGCCCGGACGACGCGACTTCGGATCAGTCTTCCAGCAACTCTTCAGCCTGACCCAGGATGTTGTCCAGGGTAAAGCCGAACTCCTCGAACAACGCCGGCGCAGGTGCCGATTCGCCGTAGGTGGTCATGCCGATCACGCGGCCTTCCAGGCCCACGTACTTGTACCAGTAATCGGCGTGAGCAGCCTCGATGGCGATCCGTGCGCTGACTTGCAGCGGCAGTACCGCCTGCTTGTAGCCAGCGTCCTGGGCATCGAACACGCTGGTGCACGGCATGGACACTACGCGTACGTTGCGGCCTTGCTCGGTCAGCTTGTCGTAGGCCTGGACGGCCAGGCCGACTTCGGAACCGGTGGCGATCAGGATCAGCTCTGGCTCGCCGATGCAATCCTTGAGCACGTAGCCGCCGCGGGCGATGTCGCCGATCTGGTCGGCATCGCGGTTCTGGTGCTGCAGGTTCTGGCGGGAGAAGATCAGCGCCGATGGGCCGTCGTTACGCTCGATCGCGTATTTCCAAGCCACGGCCGACTCCACGGCATCGCACGGGCGCCAGGTGTCCAGGTTCGGTGTGCAACGCAGGCTCGCCAGTTGCTCGATCGGCTGGTGAGTCGGGCCGTCTTCGCCCAGGCCGATGGAGTCGTGGGTGAACACATACAGGATGCGTTTTTTCATCAGCGCCGACATGCGCACGGCGTTGCGGGCGTATTCCATGAACATCAGGAAAGTAGCGCCGTAAGGCACCAGGCCGCCGTGCAGCGCGACGCCGTTCATGATCGCGCTCATGCCGAACTCGCGAACGCCGTAGTACATGTAGTTGCCGCTGGCGTCTTCGGCGCTGACGCCTTTGCAGCCTTTCCACAGGGTCAGGTTGGAACCGGCCAGGTCGGCCGAACCGCCCAGCAACTCCGGCAGCAATGGGCCGAAGGCGTTCAGCGTGTTCTGGCTGGCCTTGCGGCTGGCGATGGTTTCACCCTTGGCGGCGACTTCAGCGATGTACGCCGAGGCTTTTTCGGCGAAGTCGGCCGGCAGCTCGCCGCTGAGGCGACGCACCAGTTCGTTTGCCAGCTCAGGGAATTCGGCGGAATAGGCGGCGAAACGCTGGTCCCACTCGGCTTCGAGCGCACGGCCCTTTTCCTTGGCGTCCCATTCGGCATAGATGTCGGCCGGGATTTCGAACGGGCCATGGTTCCACTTCAGCGCGGCACGGGTCAGGGCGATTTCCTCGGCACCCAGTGGCGCGCCGTGGCAGTCTTCCTTGCCTTGCTTGTTCGGCGAGCCGAAGCCGATGGTGGTCTTGCAGCAGATCAGGGTCGGCTGGGCGCTTTTGCGCGCGGTCTCGATGGCGGTCTTGATCTCTTCCGGGTCGTGACCGTCGACGTTGCGGATCACCAGCCAGTTGTAGGCCTCGAAACGCTTGGGGGTGTCGTCGGTGAACCAGCCTTCGACTTCGCCGTCGATGGAGATGCCATTGTCGTCGTAGAAAGCGATCAGCTTGTCCAGGCCCAGGGTGCCGGCCAGGGAAGCGACCTCATGGGAAATGCCTTCCATCATGCAGCCATCACCCAGGAACACGTAGGTGTGGTGGTCGACGACATTATGGCCTGGGCGGTTGAATTGCGCCGCCAGGACTTTTTCCGCCAGGGCGAAGCCCACGGCGTTGGCCAGGCCTTGGCCCAACGGGCCGGTGGTGGTTTCCACGCCTGGGGTGTAGCCGTATTCCGGGTGGCCCGGGGTGCGGCTGTGCAGTTGGCGGAAGTTCTTCAAGTCATCGATCGACAGGTCGTAGCCGGTCAGGTGCAGCAGCGAATAGATCAACATCGAGCCATGGCCGTTGGACAACACGAAGCGGTCACGGTCGGCGAACGATGGGTTGCTCGGGCTGTGCTTGAGGTAGTCGCGCCAAAGCACCTCGGCGATATCCGCCATACCCATGGGGGCACCGGGATGGCCGCTGTTGGCTTTCTGCACGGCATCCATGCTGAGGGCACGAATGGCATTGGCACGCTCACGACGGCTGGGCATCGCTGTTCTCCTGCGGGTATTGAATCGAGAATGAATAAAACGGAACTGAAAAAGGCGAGCATTTTCCCTCACCCACCCGCCCCGGGGCAATGACAGATAGTCATCCTGGAGCGTTTTTCCGGTGGATAAAGTCGCATTCGCCAGGTGAAACCTTTCCGCTGATGGCTTGTAGAGTCAAGCACGGTCTGGGAAGTGCCATTTATCAACCAATATCAAAACTTTTTGATATTGAACTTGCGATGATCCAAACCCCTCACTAGACTGCCTCACTGAAACGGACTACCCACTAGTGAAACAGACTGCCCCACGATGAACCTACCCGCGCCCTCCATTCGCCATGACGACTGCGATGAGCTGGCGGCCCTTTGCAAGGCCGGCGGCGACCCGTTGCGGCTCAATGTATTGCGCGCCCTGGCTAACGATTCGTTCGGTGTGCTGGAGCTGGCGCAGATCTTCGGCATCGGTCAGTCCGGCATGAGCCACCACCTCAAGGTCCTGGCCCAGGCCGACCTGGTGGCGACCCGCCGGGAAGGCAACGCCATTTTCTATCGCCGCGCCCTGCCCCACACCGAGCTGCTGGGCGGCAAGCTGCACGCGGCACTGCTGGACGAAGTGGACGCGTTGAACCTGCCGACGGATGTGCAGGCGCGCATCGCCCAGGTCCACGGGCAACGGGCCGCCGCCAGCCAGGACTTCTTCGCACGGGTCGCCGAGAAGTTTCGTGCCCAGCAAGACTTGATCGCCGGCTTGCCGCAATACCGTGAGAGCGTCGTGGCGCTACTCGACAAATTGGGCTTCGAACCCACGGCCACGGCAATCGAAGTCGGCCCCGGCGACGGTGCTTTTCTGCCGGAGCTGGCGCGACGCTTCAGCCAGGTGACGGCGCTGGACAACAGCCCGGCCATGCTCGAACTGGCGCGCCAGGTCTGTGAACGCGAGGCCCTGACTAACGTGCACCTGCAACTGGCCGATGCGCTGGATGGCATGAGCCTGCAGGCCGACTGCGTAGTATTGAACATGGTGCTGCATCATTTCGCCGCGCCGGCCGAGGCGCTCAAGCACATGGCCGGCCTGCTGCAACCGGGCGGCAGCCTGCTGGTGACCGAGTTATGCAGCCACAACCAGAGCTGGGCCAGGGAAGCCTGCGGCGATCTCTGGCTAGGCTTTGAACAAGACGACCTGGCCCGCTGGGCCACCGCAGCGGGCCTCGTGCCCGGGGAAAGCCTCTATGTAGGCTTACGTAATGGTTTCCAGATCCAGGTTCGCCACTTTCAGCGACCCACTGGCGACACTCACCAACGGTAACTTGTAGGAAAACATCGAGATGAGCGAATACTCCCTTTTCACCTCCGAGTCCGTGTCTGAAGGGCATCCGGACAAAATCGCCGACCAGATTTCTGATGCGGTGCTGGACGCCATCATTGCTGAAGACAAGTTCGCCCGCGTGGCGTGCGAGACTCTGGTGAAAACGGGCGTGGCGATCATCGCCGGCGAAGTCACCACGTCGGCCTGGGTCGACCTGGAACAGATCGTTCGCGACGTCATCCTGGGCATTGGCTACAACAGCTCCGACGTCGGCTTTGACGGCGCGACCTGCGGCGTGATGAACATCATCGGCAAGCAGT from Pseudomonas beijingensis includes the following:
- the fba gene encoding class II fructose-bisphosphate aldolase (catalyzes the reversible aldol condensation of dihydroxyacetonephosphate and glyceraldehyde 3-phosphate in the Calvin cycle, glycolysis, and/or gluconeogenesis); this translates as MALISMRQMLDHAAEFGYGVPAFNVNNLEQMRAIMEAADKTDSPVIVQASAGARKYAGAPFLRHLILAAIEEFPHIPVCMHQDHGTSPDVCQRSIQLGFSSVMMDGSLGEDGKTPTDYEYNVRVTQQTVAMAHACGVSVEGELGCLGSLETGMAGEEDGIGAEGVLDHSQMLTDPEEAADFVKKTQVDALAIAIGTSHGAYKFTKPPTGDVLAIDRIKEIHKRIPNTHLVMHGSSSVPQEWLAIINQYGGDIKETYGVPVEEIVEGIKYGVRKVNIDTDLRLASTGAMRRLMATNPSEFDPRKFFGATVTAMRDVCIARYEAFGTAGNASKIKPISLEAMYQRYLKGELNAKVN
- a CDS encoding MliC family protein, producing the protein MKGLIAVVALALLAGCSQLGFLQSSEPVAEGWTSWTCDSEAKVLWRYADAARKGVDVRLGGADKVYRLTLEPGVEGSLYSDDMLAFHVKGEEGLVYWVATNDLIGRGCKAQ
- the tkt gene encoding transketolase; protein product: MPSRRERANAIRALSMDAVQKANSGHPGAPMGMADIAEVLWRDYLKHSPSNPSFADRDRFVLSNGHGSMLIYSLLHLTGYDLSIDDLKNFRQLHSRTPGHPEYGYTPGVETTTGPLGQGLANAVGFALAEKVLAAQFNRPGHNVVDHHTYVFLGDGCMMEGISHEVASLAGTLGLDKLIAFYDDNGISIDGEVEGWFTDDTPKRFEAYNWLVIRNVDGHDPEEIKTAIETARKSAQPTLICCKTTIGFGSPNKQGKEDCHGAPLGAEEIALTRAALKWNHGPFEIPADIYAEWDAKEKGRALEAEWDQRFAAYSAEFPELANELVRRLSGELPADFAEKASAYIAEVAAKGETIASRKASQNTLNAFGPLLPELLGGSADLAGSNLTLWKGCKGVSAEDASGNYMYYGVREFGMSAIMNGVALHGGLVPYGATFLMFMEYARNAVRMSALMKKRILYVFTHDSIGLGEDGPTHQPIEQLASLRCTPNLDTWRPCDAVESAVAWKYAIERNDGPSALIFSRQNLQHQNRDADQIGDIARGGYVLKDCIGEPELILIATGSEVGLAVQAYDKLTEQGRNVRVVSMPCTSVFDAQDAGYKQAVLPLQVSARIAIEAAHADYWYKYVGLEGRVIGMTTYGESAPAPALFEEFGFTLDNILGQAEELLED
- a CDS encoding ArsR/SmtB family transcription factor — its product is MNLPAPSIRHDDCDELAALCKAGGDPLRLNVLRALANDSFGVLELAQIFGIGQSGMSHHLKVLAQADLVATRREGNAIFYRRALPHTELLGGKLHAALLDEVDALNLPTDVQARIAQVHGQRAAASQDFFARVAEKFRAQQDLIAGLPQYRESVVALLDKLGFEPTATAIEVGPGDGAFLPELARRFSQVTALDNSPAMLELARQVCEREALTNVHLQLADALDGMSLQADCVVLNMVLHHFAAPAEALKHMAGLLQPGGSLLVTELCSHNQSWAREACGDLWLGFEQDDLARWATAAGLVPGESLYVGLRNGFQIQVRHFQRPTGDTHQR
- the epd gene encoding erythrose-4-phosphate dehydrogenase, translated to MPQPRPYKVALNGYGRIGRCVLRALFERGAKAGFEIVAINDLADMASIEYLTRFDSTHGRFPGEVRVEGDCLHINGDCVKVLRSATPEGIDWASLDVDLVLECSGAYHTREDGQRFLDAGAPRVLFSQPMASEADVDATIVYGVNQDCLTGDELLVSNASCTTNCGVPLLRLLDQAIGLEYVSITTIHSAMNDQPVIDAYHHEDLRRTRSAFQSVIPVSTGLARGIERLLPELAGRIQAKAVRVPTVNVSCLDITMQTVSDTDATEVNRILREAATSGPLKGLLAYTELPHASCDFNHDPHSAIVDASQTRVSGPRLVNILAWFDNEWGFANRMLDVAEHYLQTASKKPAL
- a CDS encoding type II toxin-antitoxin system RelE/ParE family toxin; this translates as MAHTVEFAPQALEQLAALYRYIATEASPEIAHRYTDAIVTYCKDLQMFCGVYAFCGC